AAAACACTTTATTTAGCACAAGGAAACGACTCAAAAGCACCCAAACCTGATAGCAAATGGTATCAAATGATTAGGGGCAACGGACCAAAATCGTATCAATTTGTTTGActtgagaaagaaagatttggaactgacctgaaaagaagaaaccaaactatttaggaaaacaaaaaaataaataaaataaggaattcaaaaacaatgaataatattcaaaacaatgaataaagaaagaaatgataGACTAAAAAGTGGAAGATGAATCTAATAAACCAATGGATATGATGGATAGATGTATAAGTGTCCAATTGAAACTTTTCGTATATAAACCCCAACAACTTCAACTAGTGACTCCAACCAACCGTTCAATAAATAATCCTGGGCAAATTGAATGATGAAGAATGGATTCCCACGACTTTTTaaagaaaatcgagaagaaaattacttctaaaaaaaaaagcaatctTGCACAAAAGAAATTAACTCCtagagttgaaaattttattaatgaatgaATCAATATATGCCTTTAATGAACATTGAAGAggtctttatataggctagctaaacacatccaaataaaactcttaagAACAATAAAACTCTTATTAATCCAAATAAGAACTAGTTTTAGTAAAAGTaaactttattattaaatataaaactcctaaacaatttaaaataattaaataataaataataaaaataaataaataataaaatctaatgAATACAATATTTTGctcacatataataaaatttaagcctaaaaatcgaacccaatatgatttaaacttgaattaaagcCTGAAACTCATAATTTCCGGTACTAATCTCGTCCAAACATTCTGCCATCACAATCTTCACTAAAATAGTCATACCTCGAGCTCTGAAAGTagaaatcgagtgattcaaagtacATTGCAACGTTAAGAGATAGACCTTCGAATGCTATGTAGACATATCAACTTGTAAATGTCTGAGTCCTATCCAAAAAGTTCTCACAATTTGACTGATTTTCCACacttgaaaattggcagcttcggtggatggaatttaataaattttacctcTCCCAAGCATTATTAAGGGTGAATCCATAAATTATTTTAGCAGGATTTggagtttaattataaattttccatatatcaaaatataactttatttttttaaatttataatttcagcATTTTTGAAGGGACTAAAcataatttgttttcatttttagggGTAAAGAGAAATTgtactatatattaatttataatttcttaattGACAAGaggacttaattttttttcatttagagGGGGCAAACTATAATTTcactatattttaattaatattttatctatttataagaggactcaattgaaaaataattattatttgtgtttGGAGGGGGTATGGCCCTTGTCTGCCCTCTTCAAACTTGCCCTTGGTCACAAGTTAACTCAACTGTAATTCCCTGATAAATTTATTTCTGTTTCTATAAATATTTGACACAAATGAGTATCTTCTTTAGtgattaagtgttctgggtgtgtgtatgaggtcttgagttcaagtcACAGCTttgtcaaattttattatttttctaattctAGCATTACCCTTGTTGAGTAGGCTTATATAGAATTGTCTGCtaattcatatcagaatgagcctattggttcGAGTGGTAGGGGTGTTGGTGTGTTAGAGGTTTTGTGTTCAAATCCTTGCTCGAGCGTAGGTAATATTTTTGCTCTTTTATGTGATAGAATTTCGATGGAACTAAAATTCTGAAGTGGTTGAGATTGAGGAAATAGTGGGGAGTTAGGATATTGAGGGTTATCAGattctttttttccttcaaaacttctcttctttctccctctcaaaatttttttactcaattgcTTCCCTGTTGGTGGAACTCTCGATTTCTATCATCATTTTGTTATCTTTTTGTTTTCTGTCCAGATTGTTGTCAATCTTTGTGTTTGGTTCTGTGTTTTTTCTGCTTGATTTGTGTGTTGGTAAGTACTTTAGTAGTTTCGTACAATTTTGGATGTTTATGTTGTGTTAATATTGTATACCTTGTTGTTTAGGAGAAGATCAAGGGACTGCGGACTTGCAATCGGTGACTTAGTTGTATGGAATCAACGTTGTTTCATTAGAAGGTAAGGGCTTGGTTGTTTTTTGGAATGAACGGAGCTTTAGTCTCGGTTTTAGTATCGAATTAGGCATCTAATTCAGTGTTTTGTTCAACAATTTTAGGTTCTGGTGGTCTCAAGAGTGGTTTTGCATCAACATCGTACCAGGTATGTACCCAAAACGCAAAAAATCAAACTGAGAAAATTTGAAAAACTATTTTGCCgatgccacatgggcatgtggtcttcCATGTGGTTGGTTGTGTGTGAGACACGACCGTATGGTCGATGGAGGCATGGTCGTGCGCAAGACACAGCCGTGTAGTCAATGAAAGCATGGTTGTGTgcaagacatgaccgtgtgatggCGTGAGTGTGGTCATGTAGGCTACATGGGCTAGGCCAAAGTGGGCATACGGGTTGTGGGTCAGGCCGTATAAGCCACAAAGGTAAGGTTAATCTGGGCGTGTGGCCTACACGGGCTTGTGgcccacacgggcttgtggcccacacgggcttgtgagcccatgtttttgaaattttttctagGGTCGCACGAATTGTTTCGATCGATAGTGGGCCTACCGTAGAGTCTGTAATGGCTAACCAAACCTTAGATTATGTATTCTGCTAATTTGCTCTGAGGAATCTGTTATGAATGTCTGATTATACTgcaactcatatatatatctggCATCTGAATGCGATCATGTCAAGTATGATATTTCTATATTTGTATTTTGTATCTGTATATGGCATGGGATTTATATATGAGGAGGAATTGTTCTGAATGGCGATCCTTGCCTATATTCTGGTAGCTTGGCTCTATATTATCTTATACGTGTCGTAATGACACaatatggtgtgtaaggatgggtgggtgtttttaaccccacatggtgtgttcgatggtcagagatggtgtgtagaggataggggtaggattcGGCATATCTGATTCTATTATCTATTTCTATAAAGGACTTAGATCCAATCTGAATCTGATATCTGTATAAATTGTATGTCTATTTCAGAtggattatacactgagtttacgaaaactcacatctgtttgtatGTTCTGTTTAGGTGATCCACAAACTTAGGTGGATTAGTGCGGTGGAAACTCAACGGTAACCACTCAACCATAGACTGTTTAAACTTAGTAATTATGGTTCATTTAAAATTCTGAATTTATTTGAGCGTTTGTAATTtctgggactctctggactgtatGGTTTTTAactgttgaatttttttttggtttgtttgATAATATGCATGCTTTGATAAAATGCTTTTTTGAAAAATACGGTTTTACGCAAATAAAGATTTATCTAAAAATACAAACTGGATTTTTAAAATGTATTGGTTTTATTAAACTTCCACTGTAAAATATGTTTTTTGCAAATAAACCAATTAATTAACGTTTTCGATAATGGATATAAAAGAATGTGAGTTAAATAAGCTGAAATGATTTGAAGTAATGACTCCATTTTTAAACATATTCTTTGTGACATCTTCGAatatggccataacgtctaggtcgggtttggggtgttacatttagtggtatcagagtcaagtttaaattttgggttctaaaaattttgtttaaaaaagaattgattttcaaataatttgggAAAATCTTGAGGAAGTatgtggtacatcgagtctccgacgtcgatcctgtaagtatttctgaAACTTAGATAGTATATTCTGAAAACATTGTAGATAGTACATTCGAAACTGTACTGAAATAGTCAGAGACTGAAACCTTTGAAAACATTCCTGAACTTCtgataatttatgcataaaatatctgctaataaatactagtactaatgtataaaattttataatgtagataaaattttaaaatttactatgGGCACTCGTGGAACTCGCGGACGTGGTATTCGTGGCCATGGTAGAGGCCGTAAATAGCTCGAGCTGAGTCTTCTCTCTAGGCAGTATGCCAAATTGGGACACGAGTAAGACACCAGTTTTTcttgctactgagactgggtTTCAAAGCCGTTTGGCTAGGGACAACACATTGTCTCAAGCCATGTTGAGGGTGTTGGAGAAGGTCGTTGGACCCCATTTTGGATTTGGGTCCCATGGGTCGATAACTAAACGACTCCGGCCCAATGATGATGAGCTATTTAAGGGTGTCACTAGAGTCACCCTTACTATGGCCAAGTATTGGTTAGAGGTCACTAAAAGGATCATGAATGATATAGACTGTACTCTCGAGCAGAAACTTAAGGGTGCAGTCTCTCTACTTCGCGACGAGGCATATCAGTTGTGGTTATCGGTTGAGGGGGTACTCAGCCTGATCGTCTGAACTGCAACTTCTTCAAGACTGCTTTTCAGGGGAAATATGTAGGTGCAAGCTACGTTGATGATCATAGGAGTGAGTTCATGAGTCTCACGCAATGTGATAGattagtggctgagtatgagcCCGAGTTTATGAGGTTGAGCCACTAcgctcgaggcatggtggcgTCTAAGTATGAGAAGTGCGTCCACTTTGAGAATGGTTTGAAGGATAATTTGAGGATACtgattgctccacagagggaTCGAAAGTTCATGGTTCTGGTTGATAAGATGAAGATCGTTGAAGAGGTTAAACGCATGGAGCGTCAAAATAGGGACCGTtagagaggcaagaataagagggagtcagagccctctagttctgttcAGAGGCCTAAAAAAAGGTCATACCTGATGGGCCATTTAGAATGGGGGCTCCTGTTGCTCCTACTGGGATTTAGCCTTGTGTGGATTGTGGTATGCACCATCCGGGCAAGTATTGGAGAGTGTCTACAGGG
The Gossypium hirsutum isolate 1008001.06 chromosome A07, Gossypium_hirsutum_v2.1, whole genome shotgun sequence genome window above contains:
- the LOC107956408 gene encoding uncharacterized protein, giving the protein MPNWDTSKTPVFLATETGFQSRLARDNTLSQAMLRVLEKVVGPHFGFGSHGSITKRLRPNDDELFKGVTRVTLTMAKYWLEVTKRIMNDIDCTLEQKLKGAVSLLRDEAYQLWLSVEGGKYVGASYVDDHRSEFMSLTQCDRLVAEYEPEFMRLSHYARGMVASKYEKCVHFENGLKDNLRILIAPQRDRKFMVLVDKMKIVEEVKRMERQNRDR